The Desulfobacterales bacterium genome includes a region encoding these proteins:
- a CDS encoding pyruvate, water dikinase — translation MSDNIDISEKHDFGFRKRYETLRALLNSNGNALQILSDLEADLHHLPSSDWRIQRPVSRLIDEVFLMAQDLNLLTNSRFTGLYETLELSRKKTFEILRKTVKSQKKSLVVRLNEEKSNDSGLVGGKTSGVSFLYTLFPDFVPDAFVLTTDAYRIFLEKNNLIDKIRLLLNDLDVITDHDNFALKTESIRKMIYESELPASIVDEINKQVKIIKGIGDAGWAVRSSAIDEDGRFSFAGQFETILGVETSDLAKAYRKVIASRFLDRAIIYRINCGLKEVDTPMAVLLMPLIDAKAAGVIHTRDAQNPNLNIMVVNAVKGLADKLVKGLVTADTFYIKRQLEPEKLDFIPGDTNTDKNTISDYLSEATLCKIGNMAYKAMEAFGSDLDIEWAVDKNDKIWLLQSRRLMIAEVEKHKEIRITNDIPLIEGGITIFPGRSEGQVIYVTDKIPSTVPKGSILIVEQPSPDLAPLLPKLAAFLASKGSPIGHLATLLREFSVPSIFRLGDTIKRIKDRDIISVDSTNRKIYNGSRWPGIKDRVLARLSSDVQSQSNSPLFNLVLSLHLTDPFSSKFKAKNCQSIHDVVRFIHEMAVRAMFHFGDAQNKLFHKRAKPFNSGLPMKIYTIDIDRPYPTDTKEIFPNQIESIPFKALWAGVSDDKLPWPERWDREFKGLPSDFKEQVLGGLLGPRRAKDVNYLMVAKDYLNFNARFAYHYAMVDTIVGEGDHNNYVHFRFHGGGAGDIQKQRRSRFVEWILRESGFGVDRRGDLIIAWLRRYPQKESLDALAGLGRIMVCARQLDVLMKDDAMIKMYAENFLAGNYSVFVL, via the coding sequence ATGAGTGATAATATTGATATTTCAGAAAAACATGATTTTGGTTTTCGTAAACGCTATGAAACTTTAAGAGCGCTTTTAAATAGTAATGGCAATGCTTTACAAATTCTTTCAGATTTGGAAGCTGACCTTCATCACCTTCCATCTTCAGATTGGCGGATACAACGTCCTGTTTCTCGTTTAATTGATGAAGTTTTTTTGATGGCTCAAGACCTTAATTTATTAACTAATAGCCGATTCACTGGACTATATGAGACTCTTGAACTCTCCCGCAAAAAAACTTTTGAAATTCTGCGAAAAACAGTAAAATCTCAAAAAAAATCATTAGTAGTCCGACTAAATGAAGAAAAATCTAATGATTCTGGACTTGTAGGCGGAAAAACATCTGGCGTTTCTTTTTTGTATACTCTCTTTCCAGACTTTGTTCCAGATGCATTTGTTTTGACGACAGACGCTTATCGTATTTTTTTAGAAAAAAATAATTTAATAGATAAAATACGGCTTTTACTTAATGACCTTGATGTAATAACTGACCATGATAATTTTGCATTAAAAACAGAATCCATACGTAAAATGATATACGAGTCTGAATTACCTGCATCCATCGTAGATGAGATTAATAAACAGGTTAAAATCATAAAAGGAATTGGCGATGCTGGATGGGCTGTTCGTTCAAGCGCTATTGACGAAGATGGACGATTTTCATTTGCTGGACAATTTGAAACCATTTTAGGAGTAGAAACATCCGATTTGGCAAAAGCTTATCGTAAAGTAATTGCGAGCCGATTTTTAGATAGAGCTATAATTTATCGAATTAACTGTGGATTAAAGGAAGTTGACACGCCTATGGCTGTTTTATTAATGCCCCTAATTGATGCAAAAGCTGCTGGCGTAATTCATACTCGAGATGCTCAAAATCCTAATTTAAACATAATGGTAGTTAATGCTGTTAAAGGTTTAGCAGACAAACTTGTCAAAGGTTTAGTTACAGCAGATACTTTTTATATTAAACGTCAACTTGAACCTGAAAAACTTGATTTTATTCCTGGCGATACAAATACTGATAAAAATACCATATCGGACTATTTATCAGAAGCAACTCTTTGCAAAATTGGAAATATGGCTTATAAAGCGATGGAGGCTTTTGGTTCTGATTTAGATATTGAGTGGGCTGTAGATAAAAATGATAAAATATGGCTTTTGCAAAGCAGAAGACTTATGATAGCAGAAGTTGAAAAACATAAAGAAATCAGAATAACCAATGATATTCCACTTATAGAAGGCGGAATTACTATTTTTCCAGGTAGATCTGAAGGACAAGTCATCTATGTTACTGATAAAATCCCTTCAACCGTTCCAAAAGGCTCTATTCTTATCGTAGAACAGCCGAGTCCAGATTTAGCTCCCCTTTTACCTAAACTTGCAGCCTTTTTAGCATCGAAAGGCAGTCCAATTGGACATTTAGCTACACTTTTAAGAGAATTTTCCGTCCCATCAATTTTTCGTTTAGGGGATACTATCAAGCGCATTAAAGATAGAGATATTATTAGTGTTGATTCAACTAATCGAAAAATATATAACGGTTCAAGATGGCCTGGAATTAAAGATAGAGTTTTAGCTCGTTTAAGTTCAGACGTTCAATCTCAATCAAATTCGCCTTTATTTAATTTAGTTCTTTCTTTACATTTAACGGATCCGTTTTCGTCAAAGTTTAAAGCAAAAAACTGTCAATCTATTCACGATGTAGTTCGTTTTATTCATGAAATGGCAGTCAGAGCTATGTTTCATTTTGGAGATGCGCAAAATAAACTTTTTCATAAACGCGCAAAACCTTTCAATTCAGGTTTACCAATGAAAATTTACACGATTGATATTGACCGTCCTTATCCGACAGATACAAAAGAAATTTTTCCAAATCAAATTGAATCAATTCCATTCAAAGCATTATGGGCAGGAGTAAGTGACGATAAGCTTCCTTGGCCTGAACGTTGGGATAGAGAATTCAAAGGATTGCCGTCTGATTTTAAAGAACAAGTTCTAGGTGGATTATTAGGTCCAAGACGCGCTAAAGATGTTAATTATCTTATGGTTGCTAAGGATTATTTAAATTTTAATGCAAGATTTGCATATCATTATGCTATGGTAGATACTATAGTAGGAGAAGGAGATCACAATAATTATGTCCATTTTAGATTTCATGGAGGAGGTGCTGGAGATATACAGAAGCAAAGGAGATCTCGTTTTGTGGAGTGGATTTTAAGAGAGTCAGGATTCGGGGTTGATAGACGTGGAGATTTAATAATTGCATGGTTAAGAAGATATCCCCAAAAAGAATCTTTAGACGCGTTAGCTGGATTAGGACGAATAATGGTATGCGCCCGTCAACTTGATGTTTTAATGAAAGATGATGCTATGATAAAAATGTATGCCGAAAATTTCCTTGCTGGCAACTACTCAGTTTTTGTGCTTTAA
- a CDS encoding response regulator, which produces MEKKLKIMVIDDENIVGKRLKPALEKTGDIVEAFEDAKKALERFNQEPFDIVVTDIRMDEIDGLEVLEQVLAKSDKTKVIIITGYATVEVAREALAKGAFDFIAKPFRPSDLRAIIDRASKQLRS; this is translated from the coding sequence ATGGAAAAAAAACTAAAAATTATGGTCATAGATGATGAAAACATAGTTGGAAAACGCTTAAAACCTGCTCTTGAAAAAACAGGGGATATTGTTGAAGCCTTTGAAGATGCGAAAAAAGCCCTTGAGCGTTTTAATCAAGAACCATTTGATATAGTTGTTACTGATATTCGTATGGACGAAATCGATGGTTTAGAAGTTTTGGAACAAGTATTAGCTAAATCAGATAAAACTAAAGTTATAATAATTACTGGTTATGCTACGGTGGAAGTAGCGCGTGAAGCCTTAGCAAAGGGCGCCTTTGATTTTATTGCTAAACCTTTTAGACCAAGTGATCTTCGCGCCATTATAGACAGAGCATCTAAACAATTGAGATCTTAA
- a CDS encoding sulfite exporter TauE/SafE family protein, translating to MIDLIAGQFIVMTLPIALQVIFLGFIGGILSGFIGSGGAFFMTPGMMNLGVNGPIAVASNITHKFGKALVGSKKHGELGNVDKKLSIFMLITAAIGIQLAVFIMKLMIGEGDSHGGGKSPGANLYISIIFVLFLSVVSVSMLKDILSSNKEEGGSGGPSTKIINFLKKYRLHPIIYFPVADVYVSIWVILVCGLATGYLAGTIGVGGFIGVPAMIYVFGVPAAVAAGSELYLAMFMGAYGALNYAFQGMVDIRLTLLLYGGSLFGIYIGAYGTKVVKEIYIRLVTSVIILLCVISRIIAIPVYLQELGMLPMDSSNNYYLNMASKSMLYVSGLSGGALILFFVLKAYFQRRRIQASLTA from the coding sequence ATGATTGATTTAATTGCGGGACAGTTTATAGTTATGACCCTTCCTATTGCCTTGCAAGTAATATTTTTAGGCTTTATAGGCGGGATACTTAGCGGTTTTATTGGCTCAGGAGGAGCTTTTTTCATGACACCAGGAATGATGAATTTAGGTGTCAATGGACCAATTGCAGTAGCAAGTAATATTACTCATAAATTTGGTAAAGCATTAGTTGGATCAAAAAAACATGGAGAATTAGGAAATGTTGATAAAAAACTTTCAATTTTTATGCTAATTACAGCTGCTATAGGAATTCAATTAGCTGTGTTTATAATGAAACTTATGATTGGAGAAGGCGATTCTCACGGTGGCGGAAAAAGCCCTGGAGCTAATTTATACATAAGTATTATATTTGTACTGTTTCTTTCAGTTGTTTCAGTTTCTATGCTTAAAGATATATTGTCCTCCAATAAAGAAGAAGGCGGTAGTGGAGGACCCTCAACAAAAATTATCAATTTCCTAAAAAAATATCGACTTCATCCTATAATTTATTTCCCTGTAGCAGATGTTTATGTCTCTATCTGGGTTATACTTGTTTGCGGCCTTGCCACAGGCTATCTTGCTGGGACTATTGGTGTTGGTGGTTTTATCGGTGTTCCTGCTATGATTTATGTATTTGGAGTTCCTGCCGCTGTTGCTGCTGGTAGTGAATTATATTTAGCAATGTTCATGGGAGCTTATGGAGCATTGAATTATGCTTTTCAAGGAATGGTTGATATACGCCTCACTCTCCTACTTTATGGAGGATCTCTTTTTGGTATCTATATCGGGGCTTATGGCACGAAGGTTGTCAAAGAAATCTATATTCGCTTAGTAACTTCTGTAATTATTTTATTATGTGTAATCAGCCGAATAATAGCTATTCCTGTTTATCTTCAAGAACTTGGAATGTTACCTATGGATTCTTCAAATAATTACTATTTGAATATGGCAAGTAAGTCTATGCTTTATGTCAGTGGATTATCTGGAGGAGCTCTTATTTTATTTTTTGTGCTAAAGGCTTATTTTCAAAGGAGAAGAATTCAAGCAAGCCTTACGGCATAG
- a CDS encoding cytidylate kinase-like family protein — MQIICISRGSYGFGKELSVKLSEKLGYECIGREELTDRATAFGIPVGKIETAIMKRQPLNEELSIQIDLFKAFITESLCERALKHSIVYHGRTGHLILSRVPHLLRIRAIGDMESRIDMAMARMNLSREKAKIYNEEVDEDIRKWVKILYNVDCESPSFYDITINSAHLSVHNSAASLIQFAKMPEFQETPASRQILENLMLAARCRLVIGKDIRTRDIKVNVQAEKGNVTITYPPWQRKQAEVIPSILETVSNLKSIVCTVATTNILYIQEKFNSKTESFQSLVEVAEKWNAAVELVHLKSENLSEQDQQIESAEAPKKEILSSDNGGIIEETEEKKTEEQDDSGLSDTVHELIQVGRAGSVYTIYGGQQGLLSNLNRTSPYSLIVVGNVFLNLGESVRKRQKRDLLSSLADQFHVPVISAEELKEEYLFGPKQWLNMGISAGLTFLLYLIVFSFQVPILNFLNAPGTVHHLIAAGIIIVSVPIAASIIGDFAHNVLKLIKLE, encoded by the coding sequence ATGCAGATTATTTGTATTTCGCGAGGAAGCTATGGTTTTGGCAAAGAACTATCTGTAAAGTTATCAGAAAAATTAGGCTATGAATGTATCGGGAGGGAAGAACTGACGGATCGAGCTACTGCATTTGGAATTCCTGTAGGTAAAATCGAAACCGCTATTATGAAACGTCAGCCTCTTAATGAAGAATTAAGCATTCAAATAGATCTATTTAAAGCCTTTATTACAGAAAGTTTATGTGAAAGAGCCTTAAAACATAGTATTGTCTATCATGGTAGAACAGGTCACTTAATATTGTCAAGAGTTCCCCATTTATTGAGAATCAGAGCTATCGGAGACATGGAAAGCCGAATAGACATGGCTATGGCAAGAATGAATCTAAGCAGAGAAAAAGCCAAAATTTACAATGAAGAAGTAGATGAAGATATACGCAAATGGGTGAAGATATTATATAATGTTGATTGTGAATCTCCATCATTCTACGATATAACAATTAATTCAGCACATCTATCAGTTCACAATAGCGCCGCTTCCCTTATTCAATTTGCTAAAATGCCTGAATTTCAAGAAACACCCGCTTCTCGTCAAATTCTTGAAAACTTAATGCTTGCCGCACGATGCAGGCTTGTAATTGGCAAAGATATAAGAACAAGAGATATAAAGGTAAATGTTCAAGCTGAAAAAGGAAATGTAACGATAACTTATCCGCCTTGGCAGAGAAAACAGGCTGAAGTTATTCCAAGTATTTTAGAAACTGTAAGTAATCTTAAATCCATTGTCTGCACAGTGGCGACTACCAATATCCTTTATATTCAGGAAAAATTTAATTCTAAAACAGAATCATTCCAAAGCCTTGTGGAAGTTGCTGAAAAATGGAATGCAGCGGTTGAATTAGTTCATCTTAAATCAGAAAATTTATCAGAACAGGATCAACAAATAGAATCTGCTGAAGCTCCTAAAAAAGAAATTTTATCCAGCGATAATGGTGGCATCATAGAAGAGACTGAAGAAAAAAAGACTGAAGAACAAGATGATTCAGGACTTTCTGATACAGTTCATGAATTAATTCAAGTCGGAAGGGCGGGCTCAGTCTATACAATTTACGGAGGCCAACAGGGTTTATTATCAAATCTTAATAGGACTTCACCATACAGCTTAATTGTAGTTGGAAATGTTTTTCTTAATTTAGGTGAATCTGTTCGTAAACGCCAAAAACGTGATTTATTAAGTTCTTTAGCGGATCAATTTCACGTTCCAGTTATATCGGCTGAAGAACTTAAAGAAGAGTATCTTTTTGGACCTAAACAATGGCTTAATATGGGTATTAGTGCAGGATTGACTTTTTTACTCTATTTAATTGTTTTCAGTTTTCAAGTTCCGATTTTAAATTTTTTAAACGCTCCAGGTACAGTTCATCATTTAATAGCGGCTGGAATTATCATTGTTTCAGTTCCGATAGCAGCTTCAATAATTGGCGATTTTGCCCATAATGTACTTAAATTGATAAAATTGGAATAG
- a CDS encoding sigma-54-dependent Fis family transcriptional regulator — protein sequence MNYKFSILIIDDEETALKSLTHIMRKEGFLTTSVKDGEEALKLIRSKSFDIILSDLILGNIDGIEIISEAKRKDPETEIIIITGYGSVDGAIEATKKGAFYYLQKPIRADEVRSIVRQAIEKRKLTRRVSELEQQLSNDSPTIIGSSQEILKIKKIIHQIESSDANVLITGASGTGKELIAKSIHNFSNRKNSRFLAFNCGSFTEDLLANELFGHEKDAYSGATQTRAGLLESANGGTVFFDEVGDTPATMQAKLLRAIQEKEILRVGGTKPVQIDIRIIAATNKDLKKLIDAGIFRQDLYFRLNVISIHLPTLMDRKEDIPMLTSFFLKKFTKRDSKKIHGFSEEAMGLLVSYDYPGNVRELENIVERAVSLASGKRIELNDLPQDMRDFNAFTFHKDPKRMKSLSEIEQEYIQWVLKYVGHNKTEASRILRIDRVSLYRKLKRFELDE from the coding sequence ATGAATTATAAATTTTCAATACTAATAATTGATGACGAAGAAACAGCGTTAAAGTCACTTACCCATATCATGCGTAAGGAGGGTTTTTTAACTACTTCTGTAAAAGATGGAGAAGAAGCATTAAAGCTTATACGATCTAAATCTTTTGATATAATTTTAAGCGATCTCATTCTTGGAAATATAGATGGAATTGAAATAATCAGTGAAGCAAAACGCAAAGATCCAGAAACAGAAATTATAATTATAACAGGATATGGCTCCGTTGATGGAGCTATTGAAGCTACAAAAAAAGGCGCTTTTTATTATCTCCAAAAACCAATACGTGCCGATGAAGTTCGAAGCATTGTAAGACAAGCTATAGAAAAAAGAAAATTAACCCGCAGAGTAAGTGAATTAGAGCAGCAACTAAGTAATGATTCTCCTACAATAATTGGGAGCAGCCAAGAAATATTAAAAATAAAAAAAATAATTCATCAAATTGAATCATCTGATGCAAATGTATTAATTACAGGGGCATCAGGAACAGGTAAAGAATTAATAGCAAAATCAATTCATAATTTTAGTAATAGGAAAAATTCAAGGTTTTTAGCGTTTAATTGTGGTTCATTTACTGAAGATCTTTTAGCTAACGAACTTTTTGGCCATGAAAAAGACGCATACAGTGGCGCAACTCAAACTCGAGCAGGTCTTTTAGAAAGCGCAAATGGAGGAACCGTCTTTTTTGATGAAGTGGGAGATACTCCTGCTACAATGCAGGCAAAACTCCTTAGAGCCATTCAAGAAAAAGAAATCCTTCGAGTTGGAGGGACTAAGCCTGTTCAAATTGATATTCGAATCATAGCTGCAACGAACAAAGACCTTAAAAAATTAATTGATGCCGGAATTTTCAGGCAAGATCTATATTTTCGATTAAACGTAATATCCATTCATCTGCCGACACTTATGGATCGCAAAGAAGATATCCCAATGCTTACAAGCTTTTTTTTAAAAAAATTTACTAAACGTGATTCAAAAAAAATTCATGGATTTTCTGAAGAAGCTATGGGTCTTTTAGTTAGTTATGATTATCCCGGCAATGTTCGGGAATTAGAAAATATAGTTGAACGAGCTGTATCCCTTGCTTCTGGAAAACGTATCGAACTCAATGATCTCCCCCAAGATATGAGGGATTTTAACGCTTTTACCTTCCATAAAGACCCAAAACGTATGAAAAGCCTCTCTGAAATTGAACAAGAATATATTCAATGGGTTTTAAAATATGTCGGCCATAATAAAACCGAAGCTTCTCGTATTCTGCGTATAGATAGAGTATCCCTTTACCGTAAACTTAAACGGTTTGAGTTAGATGAATAG
- the fliJ gene encoding flagellar export protein FliJ produces MKKFQFKLEPYLKYKEFLEDRAKMEVGKAVANVLNCENETEAIKNNINAASLAFDKETSLGINAERMYVYTNYINGLESSLESKQKELRQLILILEQKQKELAKKSVEKKTIDNLKDKRKEEYYQNIFKLLQKENDDTIIIREASAHNHN; encoded by the coding sequence ATGAAAAAATTTCAATTTAAACTCGAACCGTATTTGAAATATAAAGAATTCCTTGAAGATAGAGCTAAAATGGAAGTTGGCAAAGCAGTGGCAAATGTGTTAAACTGCGAGAATGAAACTGAAGCCATAAAAAATAATATTAATGCTGCATCCTTAGCCTTTGATAAAGAAACAAGCTTAGGAATAAACGCAGAGCGTATGTATGTATATACAAATTATATAAATGGACTTGAATCTTCGCTTGAATCAAAGCAAAAAGAACTCCGGCAGCTTATACTTATTCTTGAACAAAAACAAAAGGAACTTGCAAAAAAATCTGTAGAGAAAAAAACTATAGATAATTTAAAAGATAAACGCAAAGAAGAATACTATCAAAATATTTTTAAATTATTACAAAAAGAAAATGACGATACCATAATAATTCGGGAAGCTTCTGCTCATAATCATAATTAG
- a CDS encoding FliI/YscN family ATPase, with protein MLKIEWERYFNAVEQTNSLRLEGKIVKIVGLIAEGECMGMGIGSLCMIEKENGSTIMSEVVGFNEDRVLLMPYGDTRGIKPGTKIWLIDKMPKAFVGDNFLGRVVDGMGNPIDDLGPIIPSAQYNLYGKPINPLQRESITELMDVGVAAINIMIPLGKGQRIAIMAGSGVGKSILMGMMTKHTSADITVIGLVGERGREVNDFIQENLGKEGLKRSVVVAATSDSPPLVRMRGAYLATSIAEYFRDQGKDVLLIIDSITRFAMSSRDVGLAAGEPPTSRGYTPSFFAQIPVLLERAGNVKGKGSITGIYTVLVEGDDLNDPVGDTVRSIVDGHIVLSRKLANKGHYPAIEVLESVSRVMRDVSTMEHLKIREKAIDVLATYREAEDMIAIGAYTKGSDPKIDYARKIIPELNKFLRQEIHKKITYDLALKQFKALFAN; from the coding sequence ATGCTTAAAATAGAATGGGAAAGATATTTTAATGCCGTTGAACAAACCAATTCTTTAAGGTTAGAAGGCAAAATAGTTAAAATTGTCGGTTTAATAGCAGAAGGGGAATGTATGGGCATGGGGATTGGATCATTATGCATGATAGAAAAAGAAAACGGCAGTACGATCATGTCCGAAGTTGTAGGTTTCAACGAAGATAGAGTCCTGCTTATGCCCTATGGAGATACAAGGGGCATCAAACCAGGCACAAAAATATGGCTGATAGATAAAATGCCTAAAGCTTTTGTAGGAGATAATTTTCTTGGAAGAGTCGTTGACGGAATGGGTAATCCTATTGATGATTTGGGACCAATTATACCGTCAGCCCAGTATAATCTTTATGGTAAACCTATAAATCCTTTGCAACGGGAATCTATAACAGAACTCATGGATGTTGGAGTTGCTGCTATAAACATAATGATTCCATTAGGTAAAGGCCAAAGAATAGCTATAATGGCTGGCTCTGGAGTTGGTAAAAGTATTTTAATGGGTATGATGACAAAACATACCAGTGCTGATATAACTGTTATAGGCCTTGTAGGCGAAAGAGGAAGAGAAGTTAATGATTTTATCCAAGAGAATCTCGGAAAAGAAGGACTTAAACGTTCAGTTGTAGTTGCCGCTACATCTGATTCCCCTCCCCTAGTAAGAATGCGCGGAGCATATTTAGCTACTTCCATAGCCGAATATTTTAGAGATCAAGGAAAAGACGTATTATTAATAATAGATTCGATAACAAGATTTGCAATGTCTTCAAGGGATGTTGGTTTAGCCGCTGGAGAACCCCCTACAAGCAGAGGCTATACGCCCTCCTTTTTTGCTCAAATTCCAGTTTTATTGGAAAGAGCCGGAAATGTTAAGGGAAAAGGCAGTATAACGGGCATATACACTGTTTTAGTAGAAGGAGATGATTTAAACGATCCAGTTGGAGATACAGTAAGGTCTATTGTAGATGGACACATTGTTTTATCACGAAAACTTGCAAATAAGGGTCATTATCCGGCTATCGAAGTTCTTGAAAGCGTAAGCCGAGTAATGCGGGATGTTTCAACTATGGAGCATCTTAAAATACGAGAAAAAGCCATAGATGTATTAGCTACCTATCGAGAAGCAGAAGATATGATAGCTATAGGAGCATACACCAAAGGATCAGATCCAAAAATAGATTATGCTCGTAAAATAATACCTGAACTTAATAAATTTTTACGGCAAGAAATTCATAAAAAAATTACTTATGATTTAGCCTTAAAACAATTTAAAGCTCTATTCGCAAATTAA
- the fliG gene encoding flagellar motor switch protein FliG yields MLDPQKLSGPEKAAILLLKMGESYSSEIFKRLTDTEIKRVATAMAKIDEITPETLGAVSEEFVKTYESEGKTIVEGENFLKKVVGSALDKNKADSIIKEVENKKRAPLFDWIRDVNVDTLASYISGEHPQTISMILAHLPSEISSEVLILMPDSKKADIALRLAKLGQVPEEIVREVDDAMRAELSGMKGGYGKGGGVKVLVDILTGVDKSTEDIIMESLEEEHSDMATDIREMMFVFEDLGRVDDRGIREILKKVEGPKLTLAMKTASEEMKNKIMGNLSTRAAEMLLEDLEVMGPVRLSDVETAQQEIVNIAKELEAEGTIILSKKGKEDTLV; encoded by the coding sequence ATGTTAGACCCACAAAAATTATCTGGTCCGGAAAAAGCAGCAATTCTGCTGCTTAAAATGGGGGAATCATATTCGTCAGAAATTTTTAAAAGACTTACTGATACTGAAATTAAACGTGTAGCCACAGCTATGGCCAAAATAGATGAAATCACTCCTGAAACGTTAGGGGCCGTTTCTGAAGAATTTGTAAAAACCTATGAAAGCGAAGGGAAAACAATAGTTGAAGGCGAAAACTTTTTAAAAAAAGTAGTAGGAAGTGCCCTTGATAAAAATAAAGCTGACTCTATAATAAAGGAAGTTGAAAATAAAAAACGAGCTCCTTTATTTGACTGGATAAGGGATGTTAATGTAGATACCCTCGCTTCATATATTTCAGGTGAACACCCTCAGACAATATCTATGATATTAGCTCACCTTCCTTCAGAAATAAGTTCAGAAGTGCTTATCTTAATGCCTGATAGTAAAAAAGCAGACATTGCTTTACGCCTTGCAAAATTAGGGCAGGTCCCAGAAGAAATAGTAAGAGAAGTTGATGATGCCATGAGAGCGGAACTTAGCGGTATGAAAGGTGGTTATGGTAAAGGTGGCGGAGTTAAAGTTCTTGTAGATATTTTAACAGGAGTAGATAAATCAACTGAAGATATAATAATGGAATCCCTTGAAGAAGAACATAGTGATATGGCTACGGATATTCGTGAAATGATGTTCGTATTTGAAGATCTTGGCAGAGTTGATGATAGAGGCATAAGAGAAATCCTTAAAAAGGTTGAAGGTCCTAAATTAACGCTCGCTATGAAGACAGCAAGTGAAGAAATGAAAAATAAAATCATGGGTAACCTATCAACTCGAGCTGCAGAAATGCTTTTGGAAGACCTTGAAGTTATGGGACCTGTAAGATTATCCGATGTTGAAACTGCTCAACAAGAAATAGTTAATATTGCAAAAGAACTTGAAGCTGAAGGAACTATTATTTTATCAAAGAAAGGAAAGGAGGATACCCTTGTCTAA